The region AGTTGGGGGTTCTACTCTTCTAGCTCAATACAACCTTGTGAAACAGCCGAGAGATTTGGATATTATTGTTCAGCAGGAAGATACCGCTCAAGCTGAATTGCTCCTGACACGTGAAGGGGAGAGACGAGCTCTAGAATCAAGAGCTCCCTTTTTGACCAACAGATTCTATCAAATAGTAATGAAACAGGCAGAAATTGATGTCATGTGTGGTCTCAGAATTGAGCATGATGAGGGAATATTTGATTACACATTTAACCAATCTACGATTGCTTATCATAAAGAGATCCAAGGTCAGCTCGTACCATATTCATATTTAGAGGACTGGTATGTTTTATATAGCTTAATGCCGGGCAAGGAGCAAAGAGTCCATGTTATTGAAATGTACTGGGCTAAGCATGGAATGGAGCATCCAGATCGAATTCAAGCTTTCCTAAATGAAGAAGTTAATTTGCCACAGAGATTGAAGGAAAAGCTACTCGTGCTCAAAGAGCAATATAAAAGTTATACAGAGAATTAAGCACTTAAAATTAAGCACTTAATTAATTAGCAGCCTATGCTGATCAACAAATGTATGGTCGCAATCAGGCTGCTTTTTTATATATAAAAAGACACAAAATAAAACTTTTAGTTGCAATATATGCTATACTTAATATAATTATATTATAATTAGTATAACCTATATTGAGGAGGAAACAGATTAATGACAACCAAAATTGCAATTAATGGCTTCGGGAGAATAGGGAGAATGGTTTTCAGGCGTGCTATTAAAGATTCTTCTCTTAAGATTGTTGCCATTAATGCCTCCTATCCGGCTGAAACGTTAGCTCATTTAATTCAATATGATTCGGTACAAGGCAAATTTGATGTACAGATTGAAATAGAGGAGAAGGCTCTTATTGTAGACGGTAAGCGTATAGAGCTTTTAGCGAAAAGAGACCCTCTTGAGCTTCCTTGGGGAGAGCTAGGGGTAGATATAGTCATAGAAGCAACAGGTCAATTTAATCATCGTGAAGCGGCGTCCAAGCATTTTATCAGTGGAGCGAAAAAGGTCATCTTAACCGCTCCTGGTAAGCAGGAGGATATAACGATTGTTATGGGAGTGAATGAGAGAAAGTACGATCCTGAACAGCATCACTTGATTTCTAACGCTTCCTGTACGACAAACTGCCTTGCTCCTATTGCCAGCATCCTAGACAGTCAATTTGGGATTAGGGAGGGAATGATGACAACGATTCATTCCTACACAAACGATCAGAAGAATTTAGATAATCCACATAAGGATCTTCGCCGGGCTAGAGCCTGTGCTCAATCCATTATTCCTACAACAACGGGGGCTGCTAAAGCGGTATCTAAGGTTCTTCCACAGTTAGAAGGTAAGCTTAATGGATTAGCCCTTCGTGTCCCAACTCCTAATGTTTCAGTTGTTGATTTAGTTGTGAATGTGGAGCAAGAGGCTACGGTTGAGCTGGTCAACCAAACGCTACAGCAGGCTAGTGAACGTCAGCTTAAGGGAATTATAGAGTATACGGAAGAGCCACTTGTATCTATAGATTATGTGGGAAATTCACATTCAGCTATTATTGATGGATTATCTACCATGATGATGGGTTCAAATCAGATTAAGGTGATTGCCTGGTACGATAACGAGTGGGGCTACTCCTGCCGTGTAGTGGATTTAGCTAAGTTTGTGGGGGAACGATTATTGATTAATAGGCAGGAAGCTGTTCTTCATTCATAAGCTTCTTGATTAAACAGAACTACCTTTATGGATAGCTTCTAATGACATAGCTATTTAAATGACAGATATATTTATTAGATAGTATTTGTAGGATAACCATACTCAGGCGTGGTTATCCTTTTTGCGATTTGATTTTGTATGTCATAAAGTTATAAAGCCATAAAGCCAATATAGAATATAATCCTCGAAAGGACCTATTTCTCTTTGCTCTAATCTAGAAGGCTTTGCTATAATAGATGGTAGTGTGTTAAAGAGGAGGAGTGTTCATGGGATTTAAGGATTTTTTTTCTAATCGAACGGAAACATTAGAGCAGCATCGAAATAAAGATTTGCAAACTAGATACTACAAGGCCAATAAATCTAAAGTCATGCAAGCGGTTAAGTCGATTATTGAAAGTGATCCACAGCTTCGTCTACTAGACTACTCGGAGGATCATGGAGAAATTACAGCAGAATACATAAAACCAAGAAAAGCATTTGTTGTTGTAAGTGTCATTACGGTGTTTCCATATCGGACAGCTGTAGATTTTACGATTACAACTAGTACACTTTTTCTGCCTATC is a window of Bacillus horti DNA encoding:
- a CDS encoding cytosolic protein, translating into MGFKDFFSNRTETLEQHRNKDLQTRYYKANKSKVMQAVKSIIESDPQLRLLDYSEDHGEITAEYIKPRKAFVVVSVITVFPYRTAVDFTITTSTLFLPIDWGFSRKATLHLYEKVNKELEFIGVGLTEKKDA
- a CDS encoding glyceraldehyde-3-phosphate dehydrogenase, with translation MTTKIAINGFGRIGRMVFRRAIKDSSLKIVAINASYPAETLAHLIQYDSVQGKFDVQIEIEEKALIVDGKRIELLAKRDPLELPWGELGVDIVIEATGQFNHREAASKHFISGAKKVILTAPGKQEDITIVMGVNERKYDPEQHHLISNASCTTNCLAPIASILDSQFGIREGMMTTIHSYTNDQKNLDNPHKDLRRARACAQSIIPTTTGAAKAVSKVLPQLEGKLNGLALRVPTPNVSVVDLVVNVEQEATVELVNQTLQQASERQLKGIIEYTEEPLVSIDYVGNSHSAIIDGLSTMMMGSNQIKVIAWYDNEWGYSCRVVDLAKFVGERLLINRQEAVLHS